The following nucleotide sequence is from Thermoleophilaceae bacterium.
GGACCTGAAGCTCGACGGAGCCGCGGCGGCCGCCAACCTGCCCGAGCCGAAGCCGGCGCCCGCTGCCATGGAGGTGGGCGTGGACGACGTGTCCGAGCGGAACGCCGCCTACAAGACCGAGACGTGGCTCCAGCGGGTCTGGAACCGTCTCAGCGGTAAGTACTAAGCGCCGTCGGGCCGGTCGATCACGAAGCGCACGACGTCGAAGCCGCGGTGCTTCGCGGGGCCGAGCAGCCGCGCGCCCAGCTTGCGGGCGACGTTCTGCGAGCGCTCGTTCTCGGGGTGCACGTCCACGTAGATCCGCTGGAGCCTGTAGCGGTCAAAGCCAAGGTCGCGGCATGCCGTGGCCGCCTCGGTGGCGTAGCCGTTTCCCCAGTGCGCGCTGCCGAAGCGGTAGCCCAGCTCCACCTCCGGGCCCACGCCCTCGAGCGGGATCAGGCCGCAGTCGCCCAGCAGCTCGCCGGTCTCCGCATGGGTGACCGCCCAGAAGGTGAAGCCGTGGTCACGCTGGTAGCCGAGCATGCGCTCGAGACGCTCTCGCGTCTCCTCGATGGTGGTGGTGGGACCGATGCCCATGTATCGCCAGACCACCGAGTCCGTGTAGATGCCGTGCACCGCCGGGAGGTCGTTCTCCCGGAAGGTGCGGATCACGAGCCGCTTCGTGCGCGCTACCTCAGTCGTCGCCGGAAGCCTTGGCGGCCACCACGCCGCCGATCAGCACGAGGGCGATCACTCCCGCAGCACCGAGCTTGGTCTTGTTCTGGGACAGCTTGTACTTCGCCACCCGCGAGCCAAGCTGCCAGACCAGCCAGCCGAGCACTGTGTATCCGTTAGTAGTCACTCGTCCTCCTTTACCCGGTTGCGGATCGCGTACGCCATCCGTGACTGGAGGCTCCACAACTCGATGAAACCGGGACTCGCCTGCTGGGAGAATAGGCCGCCGGACTCGCCGAAGCCGGCCAGCTCGGCGTCGTAGAGCGCGTTTGGCGAGCTGCGCTTCACCGGCGTGGCCTTCCCCTTGTAGAGACGGACGGTGATCTCCCCCGTGAGGTGCTCATTCACGGCGTCCATGAACGCGTTCAGGTCCTCGAGCAGCGGCTCGTACCAGAGCCCGGCGTAGACGAGGAAGGCCCAGTGGTTGTCGAGCTGTGGCTTGAA
It contains:
- a CDS encoding GNAT family N-acetyltransferase; its protein translation is MIRTFRENDLPAVHGIYTDSVVWRYMGIGPTTTIEETRERLERMLGYQRDHGFTFWAVTHAETGELLGDCGLIPLEGVGPEVELGYRFGSAHWGNGYATEAATACRDLGFDRYRLQRIYVDVHPENERSQNVARKLGARLLGPAKHRGFDVVRFVIDRPDGA